In a single window of the Dehalococcoidia bacterium genome:
- a CDS encoding DUF2203 domain-containing protein, with protein LSQLQRRALELTREIEAKIAALRRLGGEVKGIEQGLVDFPSLREGRTVYLCWRLGEDEVAWWHDVDAGFAGRRPL; from the coding sequence GCCTGAGCCAGCTCCAGCGCCGGGCTCTGGAGCTCACCCGTGAGATCGAGGCGAAGATAGCGGCCCTGCGCCGGCTCGGGGGCGAGGTCAAGGGCATCGAGCAGGGCCTGGTTGACTTTCCCAGCCTGCGTGAAGGCCGCACCGTCTACCTGTGCTGGCGGCTCGGCGAGGACGAGGTCGCCTGGTGGCACGACGTCGATGCCGGGTTCGCGGGACGCCGACCGTTATGA